One Setaria viridis chromosome 3, Setaria_viridis_v4.0, whole genome shotgun sequence DNA window includes the following coding sequences:
- the LOC117850182 gene encoding uncharacterized protein, whose product MDMDMDMDMGMCGLDELEVLAMSPGGSAASAAAAPVASEDEGDLRRGPWTVEEDLLLVNYIAAHGEGRWNSLARSAGLKRTGKSCRLRWLNYLRPDVRRGNITAEEQLLILELHSRWGNRWSKIAQHLPGRTDNEIKNYWRTRVQKHAKQLRCDVNSRQFRDVVRHVWMPRLVERIQAEYSGGSAVVAQAPAAPAALVAPATTTASAPAAYYHPSPYGGHGQSADGVVPPSKAHGGGYYHADYYSYSEPGQEPAPAAMSPDDTSSALRSSLTDATSHGAQHHYAASAATPTNEGFCGAAEPTAAGGDDVVQEEEEDVFAGTWSELLAAAGSDGGSKIGLPDFEFADFEDNLWSLEDLCLQQLC is encoded by the exons atggacatggacatggacatggacatgggCATGTGCGGCTTGGATGAGCTGGAGGTGCTGGCGATGAGCcccggcggctcggcggcgtcggcggccgcggcaccTGTCGCCAGCGAGGACGAGGGCGACCTGCGGAGGGGGCCGTGGAccgtcgaggaggacctcctgcTCGTCAACTACATCGCCGCCCACGGCGAGGGCCGCTGGAACTCGCTCGCGCGCTCTGCAG GCCTGAAGCGCACCGGCAAGAGCTGCCGCCTCCGGTGGCTCAACTACCTGCGCCCCGACGTGCGCCGCGGCAACATCACCGCCGAGGAGCAGCTGCTCATCCTCGAACTCCACTCCCGCTGGGGCAACCGCTGGTCCAAGATCGCGCAGCACCTCCCGGGGCGCACcgacaacgagatcaagaactactggCGGACCCGCGTGCAGAAGCACGCCAAGCAGCTCCGCTGCGACGTCAACAGCCGCCAGTTCCGCGACGTCGTGCGCCACGTCTGGATGCCGCGCCTCGTCGAGCGCATCCAGGCCGAGTACTCCGGCGGCTCTGCCGTGGTTGcgcaggcgccggcggcgccggcggccctgGTTGCGCCAGCGACGACCACGGCGAGCGCGCCGGCCGCGTACTACCATCCGAGCCCGTACGGCGGTCACGGGCAAAGCGCCGACGGCGTCGTCCCGCCGAGCAAGGCTCACGGCGGTGGTTACTACCACGCGGACTACTACAGCTACAGCGAGCCGGGCCAGGAGCCGGCGCCTGCGGCCATGAGCCCCGACGACACCTCCAGCGCGCTGCGCTCGTCGCTGACGGACGCGACGTCGCACGGGGCGCAGCATCATTacgccgcgtcggcggcgacccCGACGAACGAAGGCTTCTGCGGGGCCGCCGaaccgacggcggcgggcggcgacgacgtagttcaggaggaggaggaggacgtgtTCGCCGGGACCTGGTCGGAGCTTCTCGCGGCCGCCGGCAGCGACGGTGGCTCCAAGATCGGCCTGCCGGACTTCGAGTTCGCCGATTTCGAGGACAACCTGTGGAGCCTGGAGGACCTTTGCTTACAGCAGCTGTGCTGA